A stretch of Lathyrus oleraceus cultivar Zhongwan6 chromosome 6, CAAS_Psat_ZW6_1.0, whole genome shotgun sequence DNA encodes these proteins:
- the LOC127097804 gene encoding uncharacterized protein At4g29660 produces MASYVWRKYADYLYTKWEKTFLWDMVEPYRRPKSFTPVVVTYVAAFYTGVIGAAVTEQLYKEKYWEEHPGKAVPLMKPKFYGGPWRVMGGEIPRYE; encoded by the exons ATGGCGAGTTATGTATGGAGAAAATATGCAGATTATTTGTACACAAAATGGGAGAAAACCTTTCTATGGGACATGGTTGAACCCTACAGAAGACCTAAATCATTCACTCCCGTTGTTGTTACTTATGTCGCCGCTTTCTATACCGGAGTCATCGGTGCCGCCGTCACTGAACAACTCTACAAG GAAAAGTACTGGGAAGAACACCCTGGGAAAGCAGTTCCTCTCATGAAACCAAAGTTTTATGGTGGTCCGTGGAGGGTAATGGGGGGTGAGATTCCCAGATATGAGTAA